One Glutamicibacter mishrai genomic window carries:
- a CDS encoding PH domain-containing protein, with amino-acid sequence MIDFNNSSVFKLGPWDLAQVAPEIMPMLVTGEELLAAFKGARDYVVFTNKRLIAVNVQGMTGKKRDYTSLPYSKVQSFSVETAGTFDLDAELDLWFSSLGKVRLEFKGKVDVRALSQLIASYVL; translated from the coding sequence ATGATCGATTTTAATAATTCTTCAGTGTTCAAATTGGGCCCCTGGGATCTTGCACAAGTAGCACCAGAAATCATGCCTATGCTCGTAACCGGCGAAGAACTGCTTGCTGCTTTTAAGGGTGCTCGCGACTACGTGGTCTTCACCAACAAGCGGCTCATTGCCGTCAACGTCCAAGGAATGACCGGCAAGAAGCGCGATTACACTTCGTTGCCCTATTCAAAAGTCCAGTCTTTCTCTGTCGAGACGGCGGGAACCTTTGACCTCGACGCAGAACTGGACCTTTGGTTCAGTTCTTTGGGCAAGGTTCGCTTGGAGTTCAAGGGCAAAGTTGATGTCCGGGCTCTCTCGCAGCTGATCGCCAGCTACGTTCTGTAA
- a CDS encoding 6,7-dimethyl-8-ribityllumazine synthase, with protein MLMSTPLKVAFIKASWHADIVDQALAGFTADMDASGTEYTIDTVTVPGAYEMPLQAQRLAKSGKYDAIVAAALVVDGGIYRHDFVAQAVVDGLMRVQLDTDVPTFSVSLTPHHFHSSDEHQNFYFEHFLKKGAEAARAVRTVAAIEL; from the coding sequence ATTTTAATGAGCACCCCTTTGAAGGTCGCATTCATCAAGGCCAGCTGGCACGCAGATATCGTCGATCAGGCACTGGCCGGATTCACCGCCGATATGGACGCTTCCGGTACCGAATACACCATCGACACCGTCACCGTCCCTGGTGCCTACGAAATGCCATTACAGGCACAGCGCCTTGCAAAGAGCGGAAAGTACGATGCGATCGTTGCCGCCGCGTTGGTTGTCGACGGAGGCATCTACCGCCACGACTTCGTCGCCCAGGCAGTGGTCGACGGGCTGATGCGCGTCCAGCTGGATACCGATGTGCCGACCTTCTCGGTGAGCCTGACCCCGCACCACTTCCATTCCAGCGACGAGCACCAGAACTTCTACTTCGAGCACTTCCTCAAGAAGGGTGCAGAGGCAGCTCGCGCAGTTCGAACCGTGGCAGCCATCGAACTCTAG
- a CDS encoding LLM class flavin-dependent oxidoreductase: MKNIGFLSFGHWTDHPQSGTRSASDALLQAIDLAVAAEELGADGAYFRVHHFAQQYASPFPLLAAIGAKTSRIEIGTGVIDMRYENPLYMAEDAGSADLISNRRLQLGISRGSPEQVIDGWRHFGFEPQAGESDADMGRRHTERLLEVLSGEGFAEPNPNPMFANPPGLLRIEPHSSSLRERIWWGSGSNATAVWAAKLGMNLQSSTLKDDESGKPFHVQQAEQIQLYRDAWNEAGHEREPRVSVSRSIFALTDERDWQYFGRDRYSSDQIGNIDAKTRAVFGKSYAGEPDELAKKLAEDEAIAAADTLLLTVPNQLGVEYNAHVIESILTHVAPQLGWR, translated from the coding sequence ATGAAGAACATCGGATTCTTGTCCTTCGGTCATTGGACCGACCATCCGCAATCCGGCACCCGCAGTGCTTCGGATGCCCTGTTGCAGGCCATCGACCTCGCAGTGGCCGCGGAAGAACTGGGAGCGGACGGAGCATACTTCCGCGTTCACCACTTCGCCCAGCAGTATGCCTCGCCATTCCCGTTGCTGGCTGCCATTGGCGCCAAAACCAGCCGCATCGAAATCGGCACCGGCGTCATCGATATGCGCTACGAGAATCCTTTATACATGGCCGAGGATGCCGGCTCCGCAGACCTGATCTCCAATCGCCGACTGCAACTGGGCATCAGCCGTGGTTCACCCGAGCAGGTCATCGACGGCTGGCGCCATTTCGGCTTCGAGCCTCAAGCCGGTGAGTCCGACGCCGACATGGGACGGCGCCACACCGAGCGGCTGCTCGAAGTACTCTCCGGCGAGGGCTTTGCCGAGCCCAACCCGAACCCGATGTTCGCCAACCCGCCGGGGCTATTGCGGATCGAACCGCATTCATCGAGCCTGCGAGAGCGCATCTGGTGGGGCTCCGGATCGAACGCCACCGCGGTATGGGCCGCCAAGCTCGGGATGAACTTGCAAAGCTCCACGCTGAAGGATGATGAATCGGGCAAGCCCTTCCACGTCCAGCAGGCCGAGCAGATCCAGCTGTACCGCGATGCATGGAATGAAGCCGGCCATGAGCGCGAACCTCGTGTCTCGGTGAGCCGAAGCATCTTCGCCCTGACCGATGAACGCGACTGGCAGTACTTCGGCCGCGACCGCTACAGCTCGGACCAGATTGGCAACATTGATGCCAAGACCCGCGCGGTCTTCGGCAAATCCTATGCCGGCGAACCTGACGAGCTGGCCAAAAAGCTGGCTGAAGATGAAGCCATTGCCGCGGCCGATACGCTCCTGCTGACCGTTCCCAACCAGTTGGGCGTCGAGTACAACGCGCACGTGATCGAGTCGATCCTCACCCACGTGGCCCCGCAGCTCGGCTGGCGCTGA
- a CDS encoding GNAT family N-acetyltransferase, translated as MTQHEAVVVRPVTTTDQTRWKELFRGYREFYRLPESEDVVSRVWGWLMDPEHECQALVAESNGIVVAFGNYRRFARPSTGSVGLWLDDLFTSEQARGQGVARAIINELAQLTGVQGASVLRWITAQDNLQAQALYDQVATRTSWVTYDAAPTA; from the coding sequence ATGACACAACACGAGGCAGTCGTCGTTCGTCCGGTGACAACTACGGACCAGACACGGTGGAAAGAGTTATTCAGAGGGTACCGGGAGTTCTACCGCCTACCGGAGTCGGAGGATGTGGTTTCTCGTGTCTGGGGTTGGCTCATGGACCCAGAACATGAATGCCAAGCACTTGTGGCCGAGAGCAACGGTATTGTCGTGGCATTTGGGAACTATCGACGTTTTGCGCGCCCTTCCACCGGTAGCGTAGGGCTGTGGTTGGATGATCTGTTCACTAGCGAACAGGCTCGTGGCCAAGGCGTGGCGCGAGCCATCATCAACGAGCTCGCCCAACTTACAGGTGTGCAAGGAGCATCGGTTCTGCGATGGATTACCGCACAAGATAACCTTCAGGCGCAGGCGCTCTATGACCAGGTTGCTACCCGTACCAGTTGGGTTACCTACGACGCTGCTCCTACCGCATGA
- a CDS encoding GNAT family N-acetyltransferase: MMAKNEFGQPVGEQIPEWVPAPLPSAQTLKGRYCTLERLNPDKHAEQLYAAYSNESDGRDWTYLPVGPWENFQTYFAWTQQAAASVDPRHYAVVDNSNGRALGTLALMRHDPANGVIEVGFVVFSGALKRTRIATEAHYLLMSYVFDTLGYRRYEWKCDSRNEPSMKAAHRLGFDYEGTFRQHVVYKGRNRDTAWFSIIDGDWPRGRAAFNDWLDPSNFDNRGQQRRPLSINR; the protein is encoded by the coding sequence ATGATGGCCAAGAATGAATTCGGTCAGCCGGTCGGAGAACAAATCCCTGAGTGGGTGCCGGCTCCACTGCCCAGCGCGCAGACACTTAAAGGTCGATACTGCACGCTAGAACGGCTGAATCCCGACAAGCACGCAGAACAGCTATACGCCGCCTATTCGAATGAATCCGATGGGCGGGACTGGACTTACTTACCGGTCGGCCCTTGGGAGAACTTTCAAACGTACTTCGCTTGGACGCAACAGGCTGCTGCGAGTGTTGATCCGCGCCATTATGCAGTGGTGGACAACTCCAATGGGCGGGCGCTGGGCACGTTGGCGTTGATGCGTCACGACCCTGCCAATGGAGTTATTGAGGTCGGTTTTGTCGTTTTTTCTGGTGCGCTCAAACGCACGCGGATCGCGACCGAAGCACACTATCTGCTCATGAGTTATGTTTTCGATACCCTCGGCTACCGACGCTATGAGTGGAAATGCGACAGCCGTAACGAGCCATCGATGAAGGCGGCTCATCGTCTGGGATTCGACTATGAGGGAACCTTCAGGCAGCACGTTGTTTATAAGGGACGAAATCGAGACACCGCATGGTTCTCGATTATTGATGGAGATTGGCCCAGAGGGCGAGCTGCCTTCAACGATTGGCTGGATCCGTCCAACTTCGATAACAGAGGCCAGCAAAGGCGACCACTGAGCATAAACCGTTGA
- a CDS encoding helix-turn-helix domain-containing protein: MVRLPLTAKELEQGKILGSILRRARGQRTILDVALEAGLSPETLRKIETGRVATPAFSTIAAVAAVLDLSLDSIWIELATSRDSDLLEPAVPTR, translated from the coding sequence ATGGTTAGATTACCGCTCACCGCAAAAGAACTGGAACAAGGCAAGATCCTTGGATCCATCCTTCGACGTGCCCGGGGTCAACGCACCATCCTCGACGTTGCACTTGAAGCAGGTCTCTCCCCCGAAACTCTACGAAAAATCGAGACCGGTCGAGTAGCCACCCCAGCGTTTTCCACCATCGCTGCGGTGGCAGCCGTTCTGGACCTTTCGCTGGATTCCATCTGGATCGAATTAGCGACATCCAGGGATTCAGATCTCTTGGAACCCGCCGTACCAACACGATAG
- the map gene encoding type I methionyl aminopeptidase — protein MIEILTATEVDRARQTGQLVGTILATLKERVQVGTNLLEIDAWTKEMILEAGAVSCYVDYAPAFGNGPFGHYICTGVNDAVLHGLPRDYRLAQGDLLSLDLAVTLHGISADAAISFVVGSEGTEEDQNLINTTQLALAAGIEAAKSGAKIGDLSFAMGSVLKAAGYQVNLEFGGHGIGTTMHQDPHVSNDGRPGRGYTLRPGLLLALEPWIMTDTDKLVTDKDGWTLRSSTGCRTAHTEHTIAITASGAEILTLPKA, from the coding sequence ATGATTGAAATTCTCACAGCCACTGAGGTTGACCGCGCCCGGCAGACCGGGCAACTTGTTGGTACCATCCTCGCTACGCTCAAAGAGCGTGTGCAGGTAGGAACCAACCTGTTAGAAATCGACGCATGGACCAAGGAAATGATCTTGGAAGCAGGCGCCGTGTCCTGTTACGTCGACTACGCTCCGGCCTTCGGAAATGGACCTTTTGGGCACTACATCTGCACCGGAGTTAACGACGCAGTACTGCACGGTTTGCCACGCGATTACCGCCTAGCCCAAGGGGATCTGTTGTCCCTGGATCTGGCCGTCACACTTCATGGGATCTCCGCAGACGCCGCGATTAGCTTTGTTGTAGGTTCCGAAGGCACCGAAGAAGACCAGAACCTGATCAACACCACCCAGCTCGCGTTGGCTGCCGGAATCGAGGCAGCTAAGTCCGGTGCGAAAATCGGTGACCTGTCCTTCGCTATGGGGTCGGTGCTCAAAGCAGCTGGCTACCAAGTAAATCTGGAATTCGGTGGCCATGGCATCGGTACGACCATGCACCAAGACCCGCACGTATCCAATGACGGACGCCCTGGTCGCGGTTACACCTTGCGACCAGGACTCTTGCTGGCGCTAGAACCATGGATCATGACCGATACCGACAAATTGGTCACCGACAAAGATGGCTGGACCTTGCGTAGCTCGACAGGTTGCCGAACGGCGCATACTGAACACACCATCGCGATTACCGCATCGGGCGCCGAGATCTTGACCTTGCCTAAGGCCTGA
- the bioD gene encoding dethiobiotin synthase: MIFAITGTDTEVGKTVTTAVLAARALTQGHSVALYKPAQTGVEGTSPGDAQDIACWLGNPEPLAVFEGVRLRHPMAPVDAALCAGLDPAVALPPLAEHRQRISELAAAHEVVLIEGSGGLLVELTEAGETIADLAVAVDASLVVATRPDLGTLNHTALTLEACAARGFTRGTLLLGSYPQNPGSLHERNLANLKRLAVNGGWDFAGALPAGLVRDPSRCRTALHEVARTLAWPS, translated from the coding sequence TTGATCTTTGCAATAACTGGAACCGATACCGAGGTCGGCAAGACCGTGACAACGGCGGTGCTGGCGGCCCGCGCGCTGACCCAAGGGCACAGCGTCGCTCTCTATAAGCCGGCACAAACCGGGGTTGAAGGAACTAGCCCCGGGGACGCACAAGACATTGCGTGCTGGCTGGGGAATCCCGAGCCACTCGCGGTTTTCGAAGGGGTGCGTCTGCGTCACCCGATGGCCCCGGTGGACGCCGCACTGTGCGCCGGGCTGGACCCAGCTGTTGCATTGCCACCCTTGGCCGAGCACAGACAACGGATCAGCGAACTAGCTGCCGCACATGAGGTGGTGCTCATCGAGGGGTCCGGCGGTTTACTTGTCGAGCTGACCGAGGCCGGGGAAACCATTGCCGATCTGGCGGTAGCGGTAGATGCCAGTCTTGTGGTGGCCACGCGCCCGGATTTAGGGACGTTGAACCATACGGCGTTAACTCTAGAAGCATGCGCGGCCCGCGGTTTCACCCGGGGCACGCTGCTGTTGGGCAGTTACCCGCAAAACCCCGGGTCGCTACATGAACGCAATCTAGCGAACCTGAAGCGTCTGGCCGTCAATGGTGGCTGGGACTTCGCCGGGGCGCTGCCAGCAGGGCTGGTCCGCGATCCGTCCAGATGCCGCACCGCGCTACATGAGGTAGCGCGAACCCTGGCTTGGCCCAGCTAG